One region of Afipia carboxidovorans OM5 genomic DNA includes:
- a CDS encoding heavy metal translocating P-type ATPase: protein MNVTARAAKVRFRVEGMDCASCATKIETALRRVPGVTEVAVSVTGGTVTVSRDNDRVDDDKLRNSISDLGYRVETARNGLHDDDQGVSPRQDDPHAHSHASVDGSWWRTQKGLLTLASGIALVVAFAIGKVVPVTERWAFLLAMLVGLVPIARRALSAARSGTPFSIEMLMSIAAVGAVIIGATEEAATVVFLFLIGELLEGVAASRARASIRDLTKLVPTTARLEDGGQVREVQADSLEVGTTIQVRPGDRIPADGVILSGESAIDEAPVTGESTPLRKGPDALVFAGTVNGDSLLRVRVTAAAADNTIARVIRLVEEAQESKAPTERFIDRFSRFYTPGVVAVAALVAIVPPLSFDGDWSGWIYKGLAILLIGCPCALVISTPAAIAASLAAGARRGLLMKGGAVLEQVGKITVACFDKTGTLTAGKPQVTNVIGFARSEADVLRLAAALESGSSHPLATAILAKASDQEISLPPVTDSKAIGGKGVQATVDGQSVFLGSPAAVAELSPPTSEQTARIAALNDEGKTVSLLSIGNELAGAIAMRDEPRPDAKAGLKRLTDTGIRTLMLTGDNRRTAHAIGQDLGIEVRAELLPQDKQRIVGELRKGGGSVAKIGDGINDAPALAAADIGIAMGGGTDVALETADAAVLHGRVADVAAMVDLSKRTMANIRQNIAIALGLKAVFLVTTIVGLTGLWPAILADTGATVLVTINALRLLTQAKA, encoded by the coding sequence ATGAACGTCACCGCACGGGCTGCGAAAGTCCGCTTCCGCGTGGAGGGAATGGATTGCGCGTCGTGCGCCACCAAGATCGAAACTGCTCTGCGACGGGTACCGGGTGTTACCGAGGTCGCCGTCTCCGTCACCGGAGGCACGGTGACCGTCAGTCGCGACAATGACCGCGTCGATGACGACAAGCTCCGCAATAGCATTTCAGATCTCGGCTATCGCGTGGAGACGGCCCGCAACGGTCTCCATGACGACGATCAGGGTGTCTCGCCGCGGCAAGACGATCCGCACGCTCACAGTCACGCCTCGGTCGACGGATCTTGGTGGCGGACCCAAAAGGGCTTGCTCACCTTGGCGTCCGGCATTGCATTAGTCGTCGCGTTTGCGATCGGCAAAGTTGTCCCCGTCACCGAGCGTTGGGCGTTTCTGCTGGCGATGCTGGTGGGTCTCGTTCCGATTGCGCGACGCGCACTCTCTGCCGCACGCTCCGGAACGCCGTTCTCGATCGAAATGTTGATGTCGATCGCCGCCGTGGGGGCGGTTATCATCGGGGCGACGGAAGAGGCGGCGACCGTCGTATTCCTGTTCCTGATCGGCGAACTCTTGGAAGGCGTCGCAGCCAGCCGCGCCCGCGCCAGCATCCGGGACCTCACCAAGCTCGTTCCGACGACCGCGCGCCTCGAAGACGGCGGGCAGGTCCGGGAGGTGCAGGCTGACAGTCTTGAGGTGGGAACGACGATCCAGGTCAGGCCGGGCGACCGCATTCCGGCGGATGGCGTCATTCTGTCCGGCGAAAGCGCGATCGATGAGGCCCCGGTGACGGGGGAAAGTACGCCGCTCCGAAAAGGGCCGGACGCACTCGTGTTCGCCGGCACCGTAAATGGCGATAGCCTGTTGCGGGTGCGAGTGACCGCCGCCGCGGCTGACAACACCATTGCGCGGGTCATTCGCCTGGTCGAGGAGGCGCAGGAGTCGAAAGCGCCGACGGAACGCTTCATCGACCGCTTCTCACGCTTCTACACGCCGGGCGTGGTGGCGGTTGCCGCCTTGGTTGCCATCGTTCCTCCTCTGTCGTTCGACGGGGATTGGAGCGGTTGGATCTACAAGGGTCTGGCCATCCTGTTGATTGGTTGTCCTTGCGCGCTGGTCATCTCGACGCCCGCTGCGATCGCCGCCAGCCTGGCCGCCGGGGCGCGCCGGGGTCTTCTCATGAAGGGCGGCGCCGTCCTGGAACAGGTCGGCAAGATCACGGTGGCGTGCTTCGACAAGACCGGAACGTTGACGGCGGGGAAACCTCAGGTCACGAACGTTATCGGCTTCGCGCGCAGCGAGGCGGATGTCCTGCGCCTCGCCGCCGCGTTAGAATCCGGCTCAAGCCACCCGCTTGCGACCGCGATTCTGGCCAAAGCTTCCGATCAGGAGATCTCGCTGCCGCCAGTCACAGATTCGAAGGCGATCGGAGGCAAGGGCGTCCAGGCGACGGTCGACGGGCAAAGCGTCTTTCTTGGGTCGCCTGCGGCCGTCGCGGAATTGTCGCCTCCGACCTCCGAGCAGACCGCGCGGATCGCGGCGCTCAATGACGAAGGCAAGACCGTCTCGCTGCTCTCGATCGGAAATGAACTCGCGGGCGCAATCGCGATGCGCGACGAGCCCCGTCCCGACGCAAAGGCAGGGCTTAAGCGTCTGACGGACACGGGAATCCGGACGCTGATGCTGACCGGTGACAACCGCCGCACCGCGCACGCGATCGGTCAAGACTTGGGAATCGAGGTCAGAGCGGAATTGCTGCCGCAGGATAAGCAGCGGATCGTCGGTGAGTTGCGGAAAGGCGGTGGCTCGGTCGCCAAGATCGGCGACGGCATCAACGATGCGCCGGCGTTGGCGGCGGCCGACATCGGCATCGCGATGGGAGGAGGTACCGACGTGGCGCTGGAAACCGCAGACGCCGCTGTGTTGCACGGCCGCGTCGCGGACGTCGCCGCGATGGTCGACCTGTCGAAGCGGACCATGGCCAACATCCGGCAGAATATCGCGATCGCGCTGGGACTCAAGGCCGTCTTTCTGGTCACCACGATCGTCGGGCTGACCGGATTGTGGCCGGCGATTCTCGCCGACACCGGTGCGACCGTCCTCGTCACCATAAACGCGCTTCGCCTGCTCACGCAGGCGAAGGCCTGA
- a CDS encoding PilZ domain-containing protein → MEEKREARRTRVLKAGSISFGGAAISCMVRNISATGALLEVESPLGIPERFLLVVPTDQLSWPCRVIWKSERRLGVRFERPRVSEAFGGKAR, encoded by the coding sequence GTGGAGGAAAAAAGGGAAGCGCGCCGCACGCGGGTTCTGAAGGCGGGCAGCATTTCCTTCGGAGGCGCCGCGATCTCCTGCATGGTCCGCAACATCAGCGCGACCGGGGCCCTTTTGGAAGTTGAAAGTCCGCTCGGCATTCCGGAGCGGTTTCTCCTGGTGGTGCCAACGGACCAATTATCCTGGCCATGCCGCGTTATCTGGAAGTCCGAGCGCCGCCTCGGAGTCCGGTTCGAGCGTCCGCGCGTGAGCGAGGCATTTGGGGGAAAGGCACGGTGA
- a CDS encoding class I SAM-dependent methyltransferase: MGDWWEPLLQEASPASGERILEVSVQGCRAYAKLARAYPTVSFFSLLRVGSKETKLKSPSNLEFLQGDQYCIDCRASSFDKAICSLALHPLSQNEKLAFLREVRRVLRHGGMLYLADFDQPLRPQEMHVLRGTAHMLGPETARRHLDGTWLELIRQAGFTGVRRMTTASVIGGRIAIVRARRP, from the coding sequence ATGGGCGATTGGTGGGAGCCGCTCCTTCAAGAGGCCTCGCCAGCCTCGGGTGAACGCATCCTGGAGGTAAGTGTCCAAGGGTGCAGAGCGTATGCAAAACTTGCACGTGCATATCCCACAGTAAGCTTTTTCTCCCTGCTGCGGGTAGGATCAAAGGAGACCAAACTCAAAAGCCCGAGCAATCTAGAATTCTTGCAGGGGGATCAGTACTGTATCGACTGCCGTGCTTCATCGTTCGACAAAGCGATCTGCTCACTCGCGTTGCATCCTTTGTCTCAGAACGAAAAACTAGCTTTCCTCAGAGAGGTGAGGCGAGTATTGCGGCATGGCGGTATGTTGTATCTCGCTGATTTCGATCAACCTTTGCGGCCACAGGAAATGCACGTGCTTCGGGGCACGGCTCACATGTTAGGCCCTGAAACGGCGAGGCGCCACCTCGATGGCACTTGGTTAGAGTTGATCAGACAGGCAGGATTTACCGGTGTACGTCGGATGACCACCGCTTCCGTGATAGGCGGCCGCATTGCCATAGTTCGGGCTCGTCGTCCTTAG
- the ihpA gene encoding divalent metal ion exporter subunit IhpA has protein sequence MSFKCATRFACAIVLLVGGPLASAAYSQTLTMGAALQRALAASPRLTAAERDIGIARGQRVQSGALLNPQISYEQDNSFGSGAYRGTRSAESTLQISQMFELWGKRDARIAAGQAGLDAATIERRSVRLEVLSETAIAFVNVLGLQRRIQILDQQVDAINKITPLLQRRVEAGASSVAETGRAEAASALVKADRERVKSALASARRELAVLIGDPSPKFRAVAGSLEAVGKPPGFQSVVAAIDANPQLVRWKAIYAQRHAELLLARLKPYPDVTASVGWRRYNETGDSAVRFSLSVPIPVFDQNQGNILSAQESLAKTQAQRKANRNTLIVVAGRAYDSLQGSLRELSILRSIGIPKSSAAAAAISEGYGQGRYSLLEVLNAQNSLAQARLREQEAQQNFHVAVATIEGLVGNPFALARGRTR, from the coding sequence ATGTCATTCAAGTGCGCCACGCGGTTCGCGTGCGCGATTGTGCTGCTCGTGGGTGGTCCGCTGGCAAGCGCAGCTTATTCGCAAACCCTCACAATGGGAGCGGCGTTGCAGCGCGCGCTCGCTGCAAGCCCGCGGTTAACAGCAGCGGAGCGCGACATTGGCATCGCGCGGGGGCAGCGCGTCCAGTCGGGCGCGCTGCTCAACCCTCAGATTTCCTATGAGCAAGACAATTCGTTTGGGTCGGGCGCCTATCGCGGTACGCGGTCTGCCGAATCGACTCTTCAGATCAGCCAGATGTTCGAACTCTGGGGCAAGCGCGATGCGCGCATCGCGGCCGGTCAGGCGGGGCTGGATGCCGCCACAATCGAGCGCCGGTCAGTGCGGCTTGAGGTCTTATCGGAAACCGCTATCGCCTTCGTGAATGTGCTCGGGCTGCAGCGGCGAATCCAAATTCTTGATCAGCAGGTCGACGCGATCAACAAGATTACTCCGTTGCTCCAGCGCCGTGTCGAGGCGGGTGCGTCGTCGGTGGCGGAGACCGGGCGCGCGGAAGCGGCATCGGCTTTGGTCAAGGCGGATCGGGAACGCGTCAAGTCCGCCCTGGCCAGCGCGCGTCGTGAGCTGGCGGTCTTGATAGGGGATCCCTCACCAAAGTTCAGGGCCGTAGCTGGTAGCCTCGAGGCCGTTGGAAAGCCGCCGGGATTTCAGTCCGTAGTTGCCGCCATCGATGCGAACCCGCAGCTGGTTCGTTGGAAGGCGATCTACGCGCAGCGACATGCGGAACTGTTGCTGGCGCGTCTCAAGCCTTACCCCGACGTGACGGCATCGGTGGGCTGGCGTCGCTATAACGAAACTGGCGATAGCGCGGTGCGCTTCTCGCTGTCCGTTCCCATTCCGGTGTTCGATCAGAACCAAGGCAATATCCTGTCGGCGCAGGAGAGTCTCGCCAAAACCCAGGCACAACGGAAAGCCAATCGCAACACGCTGATTGTTGTCGCGGGGCGCGCCTACGACTCTCTGCAAGGCTCGCTACGAGAGCTTTCGATTCTTCGTTCGATCGGCATACCGAAGTCGAGCGCTGCCGCGGCCGCGATTTCCGAAGGCTACGGACAGGGGCGCTATAGCCTTCTTGAAGTGCTGAATGCACAGAACAGTCTCGCCCAGGCGCGATTGCGTGAACAGGAAGCGCAACAGAATTTCCATGTCGCCGTCGCCACCATTGAGGGACTCGTCGGCAATCCATTCGCACTGGCGCGAGGAAGGACACGATGA
- the ihpB gene encoding divalent metal ion exporter adaptor subunit IhpB has translation MKSRLMLIIAAIVVAMGIGVYANVPSRTATSSDKAALGTSPSDKGHGEAGHEDEGAVEMSDAKVAASGIEILSAQQETLHDAITLNGIFQPNQETLVQVTPRFPGVVREIKKRIGDTVEKGDLLAKIESNQSLTVYELRAPISGTVINRQISLGEYATEQKPAFIVADISTVWVDLSVYRRDLPRVRVGDRLLIDVGDGGKPIESSISYISPVGTSDTQTALARAVVQNEGLRLRTGLFVSARLILTARQVPVAVRAAAVQTIENRNVVFVRTGDKFEIRDVEVGGRDPDNVEIVFGILGGDKYAARNSFVVKAELAKGSATHEH, from the coding sequence ATGAAAAGCCGCTTGATGTTAATTATCGCCGCAATTGTCGTTGCCATGGGAATTGGTGTGTACGCCAATGTACCAAGCAGAACTGCTACCTCCAGCGACAAGGCTGCGCTGGGAACGTCGCCGAGTGATAAAGGTCATGGCGAAGCCGGACATGAGGACGAAGGCGCCGTTGAGATGAGCGATGCCAAAGTGGCGGCGTCGGGTATCGAAATCCTATCAGCTCAACAAGAAACCTTGCATGATGCGATAACGCTCAATGGCATTTTTCAGCCGAACCAGGAAACACTGGTTCAGGTCACACCGCGGTTTCCCGGAGTGGTGCGCGAAATCAAGAAGCGTATCGGCGATACTGTCGAGAAAGGCGATTTGCTCGCGAAGATCGAAAGCAATCAGAGCCTGACGGTGTACGAACTGCGGGCCCCCATCTCGGGAACCGTGATCAATCGTCAGATTTCACTCGGCGAGTATGCGACGGAGCAGAAGCCGGCTTTCATCGTTGCAGACATATCCACGGTCTGGGTCGATCTATCGGTCTATCGCCGCGACCTGCCGCGTGTTCGGGTCGGCGACCGTCTTCTGATCGATGTCGGCGATGGCGGAAAGCCGATCGAGAGTAGCATCTCCTATATCTCGCCTGTCGGCACCAGCGATACGCAGACCGCACTGGCGCGCGCGGTGGTTCAGAACGAGGGGTTACGTTTGCGCACCGGGCTGTTCGTTTCCGCTCGTCTGATCCTGACGGCAAGGCAGGTTCCGGTCGCCGTCAGGGCCGCGGCAGTCCAGACTATAGAGAATCGGAATGTCGTCTTTGTCCGAACCGGAGACAAGTTTGAAATTCGCGATGTCGAAGTGGGAGGTCGTGACCCGGATAACGTCGAGATCGTCTTCGGTATTCTCGGCGGCGACAAGTATGCAGCACGCAACAGCTTTGTGGTGAAGGCCGAACTTGCGAAGGGCTCGGCAACCCATGAGCACTAA
- a CDS encoding efflux RND transporter permease subunit: MIDAILSFSVRQRWLVMVGALLMAALGAWNFTRLPIDAVPDITNVQVQINTNAPGYSPLEVEQRITFPIETAMGGLPNLLNTRSLSRYGLSQVTVVFKDGTDIYFARQLVNERVQQVKDALPAGIETVMGPVSTGLGEIYMYTVEAKGNAEGASGKPYTPSDLRTIQDWIIKPQLRNVPGVNEVNTIGGFEKQFHVMPDPGKLMAYRLSFRDVMTSLAANNANVGAGYIEKNGEQYLVRTPGQVVNLEEIGQIVIGSRNGVPVRIADVADVREGTDLRTGAATHDGREVVLGTTMLLIDENGRTVAQRVAEKLKQIERSLPEGVSIRAIYDRTHLIDATIATVEKNLVEGALLVIVVLFLILGNLKAAFATALVIPLSMLFTITGMFENKVSANLMSLGAIDFGIIIDGAVIIVENCLRLLAHEQQRRGRLLTRDERFDTIIKGAREVIKPSLFGTLIIAVVYLPVLTLTGVEGKMFTPMALTVLFALLGASLLSVTFVPAAVALLVTGKVSEKENWFMRAARRAYEPMLNLAIRFRAILAIAAAVLVIGSGVVGSRMGGEFIPSLDEGDVAIQALRIPGTSLTQSLEMQQALERRLLKLPEVKEVFARTGTAEVATDPMPPSISDGYVMLKPRSEWPNPKKPKSEVVKEIEVAAEEIAGSSYEISQPIQLRFNELISGVRSDVGVKIFGDDLDILAQVASQVQAVLQNVQGAADVKTEQVAGLPVLTVKLARQALSRFGISVADVQSLVEIAVGGKSAGLVFEGDRRFDLVVRLPDNVRSDIDAIRALPIPLPPVETQVKVTPAVLGNSPLAQIRYAPLSELAEISVAPGPNQISREDGKRRIVVSANVRGRDLGSFVADAQEQIGQKVKVPAGYWIGWGGQFEQLVSATQRLMIVVPIALLLIFLLLFISLGSAADAMLVFSGVPLALTGGIFALLLRGIPLSISAGIGFIALSGVAVLNGLVIITFIERLRQEGKPIAEAVRQGALTRLRPVLMTALVASLGFVPMALATGAGAEVQRPLATVVIGGIVSSTILTLLVLPALYILFRRESSPIADGAIPVHNTNGVHR, translated from the coding sequence ATGATTGATGCGATTCTTTCCTTCTCGGTCCGGCAGCGCTGGCTGGTGATGGTCGGCGCGTTGTTGATGGCTGCTCTCGGCGCTTGGAATTTCACGCGTCTTCCGATCGATGCGGTGCCCGATATCACAAATGTTCAGGTGCAGATCAATACCAACGCGCCGGGCTACTCGCCGCTCGAGGTAGAACAGAGGATCACGTTTCCGATCGAGACGGCGATGGGAGGCCTTCCCAATCTTCTGAATACACGCTCGCTCTCCCGCTATGGCCTCAGTCAGGTGACGGTGGTGTTCAAGGATGGCACAGATATCTACTTTGCACGCCAGCTCGTTAACGAACGAGTGCAGCAGGTCAAGGATGCGCTACCCGCCGGAATCGAAACGGTCATGGGGCCGGTTTCGACTGGCCTTGGCGAGATCTACATGTACACCGTTGAAGCGAAGGGCAACGCCGAAGGTGCAAGCGGTAAGCCCTACACCCCGAGCGATCTGCGAACCATTCAGGACTGGATCATCAAGCCTCAACTCCGCAACGTCCCCGGTGTGAATGAAGTCAACACCATCGGCGGATTTGAGAAACAGTTTCATGTCATGCCAGACCCGGGCAAGTTGATGGCATACCGCCTCAGCTTCCGGGACGTAATGACGTCGCTGGCTGCGAACAATGCGAATGTCGGCGCAGGCTATATAGAGAAGAATGGCGAACAATACCTGGTTCGCACGCCAGGTCAGGTCGTGAATCTCGAGGAGATCGGCCAGATCGTCATCGGGTCCCGGAATGGTGTTCCAGTGAGGATAGCGGACGTTGCCGACGTTCGCGAGGGCACGGACTTGCGGACAGGTGCTGCCACTCACGATGGCAGGGAGGTCGTTCTCGGGACGACAATGCTGCTGATTGATGAGAACGGCCGTACCGTCGCGCAACGCGTCGCGGAAAAACTGAAGCAGATCGAGCGTTCGCTGCCGGAGGGGGTGTCGATTCGCGCGATCTACGATCGCACGCATCTGATCGATGCCACTATTGCCACCGTTGAAAAGAATTTGGTGGAAGGCGCTCTGCTGGTGATCGTGGTGCTCTTTCTAATTCTCGGAAATCTGAAAGCGGCATTTGCGACAGCACTGGTCATTCCGCTGTCCATGCTCTTCACCATCACCGGCATGTTCGAGAACAAGGTCAGCGCCAATCTGATGAGCCTTGGGGCCATCGACTTCGGCATCATCATCGATGGCGCTGTCATCATCGTCGAGAACTGTCTGCGTCTGCTGGCGCATGAACAGCAGCGGCGGGGCCGATTGCTGACCCGCGACGAGCGGTTCGACACCATCATCAAGGGTGCGCGCGAAGTCATCAAGCCGAGCCTGTTCGGAACGCTCATCATCGCCGTCGTCTATCTGCCGGTTCTCACACTGACCGGTGTCGAAGGCAAGATGTTCACGCCGATGGCGTTGACGGTATTGTTTGCGCTGCTGGGCGCCAGCCTGTTGTCGGTGACCTTCGTTCCCGCCGCAGTGGCGCTATTGGTCACCGGCAAGGTCTCCGAGAAAGAAAACTGGTTTATGCGCGCGGCGCGCCGCGCCTACGAACCGATGCTAAATCTAGCGATCCGCTTCCGCGCCATCCTGGCGATCGCCGCTGCCGTTCTTGTCATCGGCAGCGGCGTTGTCGGATCGCGGATGGGCGGAGAATTCATTCCGAGCCTGGATGAGGGCGACGTTGCGATCCAGGCCTTGCGAATTCCAGGCACCAGCCTCACTCAGTCGCTGGAAATGCAACAGGCGTTGGAGAGGCGGCTCCTGAAGCTTCCGGAGGTGAAGGAGGTATTCGCACGGACAGGGACCGCCGAAGTCGCGACAGATCCCATGCCGCCATCGATTTCGGATGGCTACGTGATGCTGAAGCCGCGCAGTGAGTGGCCGAATCCGAAGAAGCCGAAGTCAGAGGTCGTCAAGGAGATTGAAGTTGCCGCCGAGGAGATCGCCGGAAGCAGCTACGAAATCTCGCAACCCATTCAGCTTCGCTTCAACGAGTTGATTTCCGGCGTTCGTAGCGATGTCGGCGTCAAGATCTTCGGCGACGATCTGGACATTCTGGCCCAGGTTGCAAGTCAGGTGCAGGCGGTTCTTCAGAATGTGCAAGGCGCGGCTGACGTGAAAACGGAGCAAGTTGCAGGCCTGCCGGTTTTAACCGTCAAGCTAGCTCGTCAGGCATTATCCCGATTTGGCATCAGTGTCGCGGATGTACAGAGCCTGGTCGAAATTGCTGTTGGTGGCAAGAGCGCCGGTCTCGTCTTCGAAGGAGATAGGCGCTTCGACCTGGTCGTAAGGCTTCCTGATAACGTTAGATCCGATATTGACGCCATCCGTGCGCTTCCCATTCCTTTGCCGCCTGTCGAAACTCAAGTGAAGGTCACACCAGCGGTGCTGGGAAATTCTCCGCTGGCCCAGATTCGCTATGCGCCATTGTCGGAGCTCGCGGAGATTTCAGTGGCCCCCGGACCCAACCAGATCAGCCGTGAGGATGGGAAGCGGCGGATTGTCGTGTCCGCCAACGTACGCGGCAGGGATCTCGGCTCCTTCGTCGCGGACGCACAGGAACAGATCGGACAGAAGGTAAAGGTTCCGGCCGGCTATTGGATCGGCTGGGGTGGCCAGTTCGAACAACTGGTGTCGGCGACCCAGCGTCTGATGATAGTCGTTCCAATTGCCCTGCTGTTGATATTCCTGCTACTGTTTATCAGTCTTGGATCGGCAGCGGACGCGATGCTGGTTTTCAGCGGCGTTCCGTTGGCGCTGACGGGAGGCATCTTCGCACTCCTTCTGCGCGGCATTCCATTGTCGATCAGTGCCGGTATCGGCTTCATCGCACTTTCGGGCGTAGCGGTTCTAAACGGTCTGGTAATTATCACCTTCATCGAACGTCTGCGCCAGGAAGGCAAGCCGATCGCTGAAGCCGTCCGGCAGGGAGCGCTGACCCGACTAAGGCCGGTACTGATGACCGCGCTTGTCGCATCGCTCGGCTTCGTTCCCATGGCCCTTGCCACTGGAGCGGGCGCCGAGGTTCAACGACCGCTGGCCACGGTGGTCATTGGAGGCATTGTGTCGTCGACCATTCTGACGCTCCTTGTTTTGCCAGCACTCTACATCCTGTTCCGTCGGGAATCGTCTCCGATTGCCGACGGGGCTATACCTGTTCACAACACCAACGGAGTTCACCGATGA
- a CDS encoding OpgC family protein, which translates to MSYETDPKNPRRDLRLDLFRGLANWAIFLDHVPNNVVAWITVRNYGFSDAAELFVFVSGFTVAFVYTKVMQKKNFLAATVGIYGSVWKIYVAYILLLVFYVVTIGYVVQRYGHAHLLDEFNIRRLIADPVEFLKHGLLLQYSPLNLDVLPLYIALMAPLPPVLWLLVKSPNCTLAASVMLYVIARQLGWNLPAYPSGGWYFNPFAWQLLFVIGAWASITDRDVLERNLRSGVITSLAVAFLVFSAIVTVILQKGYAEALPEAVVLIFSPNDKTNLAPYRIAHFLALAVIVARLISKDAKALKWPILRPVMVCGQQSLEVFCTGVFLAFVAYFLVHLISDTFAFQFLISILGIALMVMVAYFRRWSKEGAAKPS; encoded by the coding sequence ATGAGCTACGAAACAGATCCCAAAAATCCTCGACGCGATCTCCGGCTTGATTTGTTCCGCGGGCTCGCCAATTGGGCGATCTTTTTGGATCACGTTCCGAACAACGTCGTCGCTTGGATTACCGTTCGTAACTATGGATTCAGCGACGCAGCTGAGCTTTTTGTGTTCGTTTCAGGATTCACCGTTGCGTTTGTCTACACGAAGGTTATGCAAAAGAAGAACTTCCTCGCTGCAACCGTCGGCATCTACGGAAGTGTGTGGAAGATCTATGTCGCATACATTCTTCTATTGGTGTTCTACGTAGTGACGATCGGATATGTGGTTCAGCGCTATGGCCATGCTCATCTTCTCGATGAGTTCAACATCCGGCGACTTATTGCGGATCCCGTCGAATTTCTGAAGCATGGCCTGCTTCTCCAGTACAGCCCCTTAAACCTCGATGTGCTGCCGCTTTATATCGCCTTGATGGCTCCGCTTCCGCCCGTTCTGTGGTTGCTCGTGAAATCACCAAACTGCACCTTAGCGGCTTCTGTGATGTTGTACGTTATTGCAAGGCAGTTGGGCTGGAACCTACCAGCCTATCCATCAGGAGGATGGTATTTCAATCCATTCGCATGGCAGCTTCTCTTCGTGATCGGAGCATGGGCATCCATCACTGATCGGGACGTCCTGGAGCGAAATCTCCGCTCGGGCGTCATTACCTCTCTTGCTGTTGCGTTTCTTGTATTTTCGGCGATTGTGACTGTCATTCTGCAAAAAGGCTATGCTGAGGCGTTGCCGGAAGCGGTGGTGTTGATATTTTCCCCGAATGACAAGACAAATTTGGCTCCTTATCGGATCGCGCATTTCCTTGCGCTGGCGGTCATCGTTGCGCGCCTCATATCGAAGGACGCGAAGGCCTTGAAATGGCCGATCCTGCGACCGGTGATGGTTTGTGGGCAGCAGTCGCTGGAAGTATTTTGCACGGGTGTTTTTCTCGCTTTCGTTGCCTATTTTCTTGTTCATCTGATATCGGATACCTTCGCCTTTCAGTTCCTGATCAGCATCCTTGGAATTGCTCTGATGGTGATGGTGGCCTATTTTCGGCGGTGGTCGAAAGAAGGAGCCGCGAAACCCTCTTAG